CGAGCGCGCGTACGAGATCGCGGCGAAGGCGTCGGCGGCGCCCGGCCCCGGCGGCGCGCCGCTCGTCATCCCCATCGAGGTGCGCCAGGTCATGAGCGCCCCGCCCCCCGCCGACGCGTGACGCCGGTCCGCTGACCGCCATCTCCCGGGCACCTGCCGCGCCAGCTTGCGCCGCAGGTGCCCGGCGCTATCGTGGCATCGTCCGTCGCCGGGGCGCTTCTCCCATCTCCGGCGGCTGGTCGGCATCCTGAACTTGGCGGAGACCCTCTGATGGTTGAGAAATGGCAGCAGGTCTGGGGCGAGTTGCGGGGTGCCTTGCTCCGTCAGCCGACGTGTGCCGATCACCCGAAGTTCCCGTGCATCAGCACTCTGGCACAGGATTCAGTCAACGATATCCTCAGCGTCGCCGAGGACCGGATCCTCGTGCGTTCGCACCGCACTGGAAATGCGGATCCGATTCCAGCCGCCTCCTTCCGCGCATGGTGGAACCATCTCCAGCTCCACGGAACTGCGGCGCTCGATCCCAACCACCCAAATTGCCCTCGATCCGACAGAGCCAGGTTGGTAGGAGCCATCATCACCCGATGCCTTCCGACCCGCATTGAGCATCGGGATGGCCAGCTTTGGCTTCGACCGGAACGCGAGCTGCCAGATCTCCCCTTTCCCGAAGAGTTGCCGCCCGACTTCGTGATCGAAGGCGCGCGTCGCGTGGTGACGATCAATGCCTACGAGCGCGACTCGAAGGCTCGCCTCCGGTGCATCGACGCTCACGGCACCCGCTGTACGATCTGCGGATTCAGCTTCGGGGAGGTATACGGGCTCGTGGCCGAAGGCGTCATCCACGTCCACCATCTTCACCCGCTGTCGGAGGTTGGAGAGGCGCATCTACTCGATCCCGTTGAGGATCTGCGCCCGGTCTGCGCTAATTGCCACGTAGTCCTTCATCTCCGGAAGGAGGTATTCAAAATCGAGGATGTTCGGGAATTTCTGCAGCAACGAACGTCGAGTTAGCGGTTCGACGAAAGATTTGTCATTGCGATGTAGAGAACGGGCGCGCGGCTCCGACTACTCCATGCAAGCGCCGACGACGGACGCTGCGCGGGCGCCAGCAGGGCGCCGGGACCACGGGTGAGGAGAACGGACCATGAAGTACATGCTGATGATGCACGCGCCGCGCGGGACGGGCGAGTACCAGATCTTCGACTGGGCGCCGGACGATCTCCAGGCGCACATCGCCTTCATGCGCGCGCTGAACCGCGAGCTGGCCGACGCCGGCGAGTTCGTGGGCGTCCAGGCGCTGTCCGCGCCCGGCGGAGCCAGGATCGTCCGCGCGGGGAAGGACGGGCTGCCGGCCGTGACGGACGGGCCGTTCGCCGAGGCCAAGGAGTTCCTGGCCGGCTACTGGATCGTCCAGGTGGACAGCCCGGAACGCGCCTACGAGATCGCGGCGAAGGCGTCGGCCGCGCCGGGACCCGGCGGCGTGCCGCTGAACATGCCGATCGAGGTGCGCCGGGTGGGAAGTGCGCCCGCCCCGAAGGACGCGTGACCGCGGAGTCTCCGTCCGCGGCGATCGAGCCCCTGCTGCGCGAGCTTGCGCCGCAGGTGCTCGGCGCGGTCGCGCGGCGCCACGGCGACTTCGCCGAGGCGGAGGACGCGGTGCAGGAGGCGCTGATCGCGGCCGCCGTGCAGTGGCCGGAGCAGGGCGTCCCGCGGAACCCGCGCGGGTGGCTCTACCACGTGGCCGTGCGCCGCATCACCGACCAGGTGCGCAGCGAGATGGCCCGGCGCCGGCGCGAGGACGCCGTCGCCGGCGACGTGTGGGCCGAGTGGGCGTTCGTCCCCCCGCCCGACGCCGAGATCGGGATCGACCGCGACGACACGCTCGTCCTCCTGTTCATGTGCTGCCATTCCGCGCTCACGCAGCCCTCCGCCATCGCCCTCACGCTGCGCGCCGTGGGCGGCCTGACCACCGCGGAGATCGCGCGCGCCTTCCTGGTTCCCGAGGCCACCATGGCGCAGCGGATCAGCCGCGCCAAGCAGAGCATCAGGTCCTCCGGCGTGCCGTTCGAGATGCCGTCCGGCGGCGAGCGCGCGGGGCGGCTGGCCGCCGTGCTGCACGTGCTGTATCTCGTCTTCAACGAAGGATATGCCAGCAGCAGCGGCCCCGACCTCGCGCGCACCGATCTCTCCAACGAGGCGATCCGGCTGGCGCGCGTCGTCCACGCGCTGCTTCCGGACGACGCGGAAGTCGCCGGGCTGCTCGCGCTGATGCTGCTGACCGACGCGCGCCGCGCCGCGCGCACCGGCCCGAATGGCGAGCTGGTCCCGCTGGACGAGCAGGACCGCGCGCTGTGGGATGGCGATCTCGTCGCGGAGGGCGTGGCGCTCGTCTCCGCCGCGCTCGCCCGCGGCGCGGCCGGGCCGTACCAGCTGCAGGCCGCCATCGCCGCCGTCCACGACGAGGCCGCGCGCGCGGAGGACACCGACTGGGCGCAGATCCTGGCGCTGTACAGCCTGCTGGAGCGAATGTCGGACAACCCGGTGGTGTCGCTGAACCGCGCGATCGCCGCGGCGATGGTGCACGGACCGGCGGTGGGGCTGGAGATGCTGGCCGCGCTGGATGCGGACGCGCGGCTCGCCGGCCACTACCGCCTGGACGCCGTCCGCGCGCACCTGTACGAGCGCGCCGGCGACCCGGAGCGCGCCCTCGCCCACTACCGTGCCGCCGCCGAGCGCACCGCCAGCATCCCCGAGCGCGACTACCTCACCACCAGGGCGGCCCGTCTCGCGCGGGGGAGGTGAACGGCGCGGTTCCGTCATCTCCAACTGCGTCATCAGGGGAGATGGAGATCGCCTCACCCGCGTCGCCATCGGCCAATCATCCCTCTGTAAAAAATCCGCGATACTCATCGCATGCCGAGCCCTCCACGGCGGACCCGCAACCTCCCCGCGCGGGACGCGGCGACGCACCTGCGATGTCGAGCAGACTCAAGCACTCCCGCACTTCCGTACTCCCGCACTTCCGCACTTCCGCACTTCCGCACTTCCGCACTTCCGCACTTCCGCACTTCCGCACTCCCGCACTCCCGCACTCCCGCACTTCTCCTCATCCTCCCTCCGTCCTCCCGCCGGCCTCTCGCCGCAGCTCGATCACCCAGGCGGGCGCGGGGACGTGGAACTTCTCGTAGAGCGCCTTGAAGTTGTCGAGCATCTCCAACTCGGCGGCCGGGCGCACGGCCCTGGGCACGTTCTCCAGCATCTGGTCGATCACGTAGCGCGCGGCCGTGGCGGTGAACCCGCCGCCGCCGCGCAGCGTGCGCTCCACGTACCAGGCGCGCAGCTTGGCCAGCGTCTTCCCGTATGGCACCACGTCGCCCGCCACCAGGTTGTAGATGCCGCCGTGGCTCATCTTCACCTCGGCGGCCACCTGCCGCACCGAGGTCTCTTCCACGCGCCTGCGCAGCGCCTCCCGCAGGCTCTCGATCTCGGCGTTCCGTTCCACGTGGGTTCGCCCCGAAAGGGAGGTGCCATGTCCATTTGCGTATAGTTGCCAAATTGGACGTCGATTGCACCCACCTTACGAGAACCTGCTATGGATCACAAGGGCATTTTGCACATGAAAGTACGCGCAGCGCGCGGTTGTGCCCTCTGAAATTGGACAACAGGGGAAGTGCATACCGGAAACGAGAGGGGCGCCCCCGGTGAGCGCCCCTTCGGACCGTTCACAAGCCGCCGCAGACGCTACGGTTGCGCGCGGGTGAGCAGGTGCCGGCGGATCATCTCCTGCAGCTCGGGCATGTGCTGGCGGACCGCGCGCTCGCCCAGTTCCGCGCCCTGCCGCAGCAGCAGCGGCGACGAGCGCGCCAGCTTCTGCCCCACCGGCGTGCGGTAGAAATCCGCCATCTGGTGCAGCTCATCCTCGGTGAAGGCGCTCGCGTACAGGTCGGCGTACTGGTCCTTCAGCGTTTCCCAGCTCACGTAGCGCGCGAAGAAGTCGCGCAGCACCGGCTCCATTCCCCGCATCTGCGGGTTCCCCTGCAGCTGCACCTGCAGCGCGGTGGACAGCGACGCCTGCAGCGCCTCGGGTACGTGCATGGCCAGCAGCAGGTCCATCGCCGCCGCGCGGTGGCTGGCCGAACGCTGCGCCTCCGCCCGCGCGGTGGTGAGGAAGACGAGCGCGAGCAGGCCAACGAGGATCTTCTTCATCTGTGGAACTCCGTGATGCATCGGGAGATGGGAACGATGACGAAAAGAAGGCCTCCCGCCGCGCCGGGCGCAAGCGTCGTCGGAAAGCACCCCGGCACGCAGAACCGTCAGCTTGGCCAGAGGTTGCAGGCCGCGCGGACGCGGACGCATCCCCCTCGCCCGGTACGGGAGAGGGCGAGCGCTCTCAGGCGCGGGGAGAGGGCGGCGCGAATGGCGCGGAGACGCGCCGGGCTCGTCTGACGGGGGATTCAGTCCTGCTGCGCCAGCCAGTCCAGCGCCTGCTCCTGCGTGTCGAACGTCTGGATCTTGCGGCGGCTGAAGAGGATCACGGCCTGGTAGGCGATACGGTGCAGGCCGCTCATCCCCACGATGGCGCTGGCCTTCACGTACGGGGCGTTGTGCGCCGCCAGCTCCTTCAGCGCCTGCAGCACCGCGGCGTTGTAGCGTGCGTCGCGCACGTTGGTCAGCACCCGCAGTGACCCCGGCGGATGCTTCGCCACCTCGCGCATGGAGTGGTGGATGGCGTCCACGGCCTCCTGCGGGTGGCGGATGTTGGAGTAGTCCAGCAGGAGAATGCGGTGCCCGCCGTGATCGATGAACCGGGTGCGCTCCATGTGCCGTCTCCGAAAGGGAATGGGCGGGGTCGGCCGTGCGGGGATGCTGCGAGGGTGCCGCAATGATGCCGCGCCCCGCCGCGCCGCGCCAGCCCGCGCGATCAAGCGGCCATCGGAGGAGCAGGGAAAAGGGGACAGGGTGAGGGATGAGAAGTTGCGTCGCGGTGAACCGGCGGTAGTCCGATCCGACACGATGGATGCCATTTACGGCGTCCCCCATTGACGTCGTCCTGAGGCCGGCCACACTGTAATTACTTTCGCGCGAGCGCTCGCAGGCCGAAGGATCCATGACCTGGCCGCACGTCAGCCTGGGAGAGGCGGCGAGCTGTCCGCGCATCCGTATCTTCCCAACTGATCGCCCCCCGATCGAGACGGAGCCGATGGAAGGATTCCAGAACCTGCACCCGTGGGAGCTGAAGGTCGCGGAAGCGCGCGAGGTGCAGCTCGCGCTGCGCGATCGCCTCGTGATGCGGCCGCCGCCCGGGTTCGCGCCGCGGCTGGTGGCGGGCGCGGACGTGTCGGCGGACCGGTTCAGCCGCGTGGGCTTCGCCGGTGTGGTGAACATCGACCTGGAGACGATGGCCACGGTGGAGGAGGCCAGCGCGAAGGTGGATCTCCGCTTCCCCTACGTCCCCGGCTACCTCTCCTTCCGCGAGATCCCGGCGCTCGCCGCCGCGTGGGAGCGGCTGGAGCATCGGCCCGACGTGGTGGTGTTCGACGCGCACGGCTACGCGCATCCGCGGCGCTTCGGCGTGGCCTGCCACGGCGGCGTGCTGCTGGACCTGCCGTCGGTAGGCTGCGCCAAGACGATGTTCGTGGGCGAGCACGGCCCGCTGGGCGAGGAGCGCGGCTCCACGGCGGAGATCATCGA
This portion of the Longimicrobium sp. genome encodes:
- a CDS encoding HNH endonuclease, whose translation is MAEGVIHVHHLHPLSEVGEAHLLDPVEDLRPVCANCHVVLHLRKEVFKIEDVREFLQQRTSS
- a CDS encoding YciI family protein — encoded protein: MKYMLMMHAPRGTGEYQIFDWAPDDLQAHIAFMRALNRELADAGEFVGVQALSAPGGARIVRAGKDGLPAVTDGPFAEAKEFLAGYWIVQVDSPERAYEIAAKASAAPGPGGVPLNMPIEVRRVGSAPAPKDA
- a CDS encoding RNA polymerase sigma factor, coding for MTAESPSAAIEPLLRELAPQVLGAVARRHGDFAEAEDAVQEALIAAAVQWPEQGVPRNPRGWLYHVAVRRITDQVRSEMARRRREDAVAGDVWAEWAFVPPPDAEIGIDRDDTLVLLFMCCHSALTQPSAIALTLRAVGGLTTAEIARAFLVPEATMAQRISRAKQSIRSSGVPFEMPSGGERAGRLAAVLHVLYLVFNEGYASSSGPDLARTDLSNEAIRLARVVHALLPDDAEVAGLLALMLLTDARRAARTGPNGELVPLDEQDRALWDGDLVAEGVALVSAALARGAAGPYQLQAAIAAVHDEAARAEDTDWAQILALYSLLERMSDNPVVSLNRAIAAAMVHGPAVGLEMLAALDADARLAGHYRLDAVRAHLYERAGDPERALAHYRAAAERTASIPERDYLTTRAARLARGR
- a CDS encoding DUF2059 domain-containing protein, translated to MKKILVGLLALVFLTTARAEAQRSASHRAAAMDLLLAMHVPEALQASLSTALQVQLQGNPQMRGMEPVLRDFFARYVSWETLKDQYADLYASAFTEDELHQMADFYRTPVGQKLARSSPLLLRQGAELGERAVRQHMPELQEMIRRHLLTRAQP
- a CDS encoding STAS/SEC14 domain-containing protein, giving the protein MERTRFIDHGGHRILLLDYSNIRHPQEAVDAIHHSMREVAKHPPGSLRVLTNVRDARYNAAVLQALKELAAHNAPYVKASAIVGMSGLHRIAYQAVILFSRRKIQTFDTQEQALDWLAQQD
- the nfi gene encoding deoxyribonuclease V (cleaves DNA at apurinic or apyrimidinic sites) → MEGFQNLHPWELKVAEAREVQLALRDRLVMRPPPGFAPRLVAGADVSADRFSRVGFAGVVNIDLETMATVEEASAKVDLRFPYVPGYLSFREIPALAAAWERLEHRPDVVVFDAHGYAHPRRFGVACHGGVLLDLPSVGCAKTMFVGEHGPLGEERGSTAEIIDKGEVIGVALRTRDRCNPVYVSVGHRMDLETAIALILRLTRFRQPETTRRAHQLVNDARRAHKAAVAEAEAPATPGKPATPREPGE